The Actinomycetes bacterium genome has a segment encoding these proteins:
- a CDS encoding FAD-dependent oxidoreductase, with the protein MRTGADRVPVVVLGSGPAGLAAAWRAAGRGHPVTVLERADRVGGLAGSFEVDGVRVDHGSHRLHPATPPALLADLRALLGPDLQMRPRHGRLRLAGRWVGFPLRPVELVRAMPSRLIGRIGAEALTAPVRRREPPSFAAALRKGLGPTLYEQLYSPYAEKLWGLPGDRISADQAAKRVTADTPWKVAARVLRLDRSARTGQGRVFHYPRRGFGQVVEALADAAVAAGTEIRLGSEVTEVAHGDERVVVRTRAGEEHPAGHAFSTVPMPLLARLAAPGPPAQVLEDAAGLRFRAMVLVYVVHRGGRWTPYDAHYFPGPETPVTRISEPTNYRESADDPDDRTVLCAELPCSVGEPLWEASDEDLAALVDEALRVTGLPPVRRGAVVVKRLPFVYPVYEPGYEANLAGLDRWVGSLPRVTTFGRLGLFAHDNTHHAIAMAYDAVSALRPDGSRDESSWASARARFASHVVED; encoded by the coding sequence GTGCGCACCGGTGCTGATCGTGTGCCCGTCGTCGTCCTCGGCTCCGGCCCGGCCGGCCTGGCCGCGGCCTGGCGGGCGGCCGGGCGTGGGCACCCGGTGACCGTGCTCGAGCGCGCCGACCGGGTCGGCGGGCTGGCCGGCTCGTTCGAGGTCGACGGCGTGCGGGTCGACCACGGCAGCCACCGGCTGCACCCGGCGACCCCGCCGGCGCTGCTCGCCGACCTGCGCGCGCTGCTCGGGCCGGATCTGCAGATGCGTCCGCGCCACGGCCGGTTGCGGCTCGCGGGCCGCTGGGTCGGCTTCCCGCTCCGGCCGGTGGAGCTGGTCCGGGCCATGCCGTCGCGGCTGATCGGGCGGATCGGCGCCGAGGCGCTCACCGCGCCGGTGCGCCGTCGCGAGCCGCCGTCGTTCGCGGCGGCGCTGCGCAAGGGGCTCGGCCCCACCCTCTACGAGCAGCTCTACTCGCCGTACGCCGAGAAGCTGTGGGGTCTCCCCGGCGACCGGATCTCTGCCGACCAGGCGGCCAAGCGGGTCACCGCCGACACCCCGTGGAAGGTGGCGGCCCGGGTGCTGCGCCTGGACCGCTCCGCCCGGACCGGCCAGGGGCGGGTCTTCCACTACCCCCGGCGCGGCTTCGGCCAGGTCGTGGAGGCGCTGGCGGACGCTGCTGTGGCCGCCGGGACCGAGATCCGCCTCGGGTCCGAGGTCACCGAGGTGGCTCACGGCGACGAAAGGGTCGTCGTGCGCACCAGGGCCGGCGAGGAGCACCCGGCCGGGCACGCGTTCAGCACCGTGCCGATGCCGCTGCTCGCTCGGCTGGCGGCGCCAGGGCCTCCGGCGCAGGTGCTCGAGGACGCCGCCGGACTGCGGTTCCGCGCCATGGTCCTCGTCTACGTGGTGCACCGGGGCGGTCGCTGGACGCCGTACGACGCGCACTACTTCCCGGGCCCCGAGACGCCGGTGACGCGGATCTCGGAGCCCACCAACTACCGCGAGTCCGCGGACGACCCCGACGACCGCACCGTGCTCTGCGCCGAGCTGCCGTGCTCGGTGGGCGAACCGCTGTGGGAGGCCTCGGACGAGGACCTGGCGGCGCTGGTGGACGAGGCGCTGCGGGTGACCGGTCTGCCGCCGGTACGTCGCGGCGCCGTGGTCGTGAAGCGGCTGCCTTTCGTGTATCCGGTCTACGAGCCGGGCTACGAGGCCAACCTCGCCGGCCTGGACCGGTGGGTCGGCTCATTGCCGCGGGTGACGACCTTCGGCCGGCTCGGGCTCTTCGCGCACGACAACACCCACCATGCGATCGCGATGGCCTACGACGCGGTGAGCGCGCTGCGGCCCGACGGGTCGCGGGACGAGTCGTCGTGGGCGTCGGCTCGCGCCCGGTTCGCCAGCCACGTCGTCGAGGACTGA
- the efeO gene encoding iron uptake system protein EfeO, giving the protein MPPHSRENLLVLRPLLPAATVAFGLVLLSGCSDDGSGVSASASGSASGSLAGSGSGSLAEEDLSAGTDDPLVKQAVRDYTDYVTGQVDLLLAETTTFTDAVQAGDLEAAQAAYAPSREPWERVEPIAGLVSDIDGAVDARVDDFEGPTEPEFTGWHRLEHLLFEKQTTDGAATFADRLDADLATLQEAVADLEIPPAAIPVGASELIEEVSLGKITGEEDRYSKTDLWDFAANVEGSEAAVDVLTPALEKADPDLLASVQNAFDELEASLEPLRRGDGWAPYCQEDDPFPSEELCDGVTVDADTKAVLTAQLAELSERTADMAGALDLQ; this is encoded by the coding sequence TTGCCGCCTCACTCCCGGGAGAACCTGCTCGTGCTCCGTCCTCTGCTGCCGGCCGCCACTGTCGCGTTCGGCCTGGTCCTGCTATCCGGCTGCTCCGACGACGGCTCCGGTGTCTCCGCGTCGGCGTCCGGCTCCGCCTCGGGGTCCCTGGCCGGCTCGGGCTCCGGCTCGCTGGCCGAGGAGGACCTCAGCGCCGGCACCGACGACCCGCTGGTGAAGCAGGCGGTGCGCGACTACACCGACTACGTCACCGGGCAGGTTGACCTGCTCCTTGCCGAGACGACGACCTTCACCGACGCGGTCCAGGCCGGTGACCTCGAGGCGGCACAGGCGGCCTACGCGCCGTCGCGCGAGCCGTGGGAGCGGGTCGAGCCGATCGCCGGCCTGGTCAGCGACATCGACGGCGCGGTCGACGCGCGGGTCGACGACTTCGAGGGCCCCACCGAACCGGAGTTCACCGGCTGGCACCGGCTCGAGCACCTGCTCTTCGAGAAGCAGACGACTGATGGCGCCGCGACGTTCGCCGACCGCCTCGACGCCGACCTGGCGACCCTGCAGGAGGCCGTGGCGGACCTGGAGATCCCGCCGGCCGCGATCCCGGTGGGCGCCTCCGAGCTGATCGAGGAGGTCTCCCTCGGCAAGATCACCGGTGAGGAGGACCGCTACTCCAAGACCGACCTCTGGGACTTCGCCGCCAACGTCGAGGGGTCCGAGGCTGCGGTCGACGTGCTGACGCCGGCACTGGAGAAGGCCGACCCCGACCTGCTCGCCTCGGTGCAGAACGCGTTCGACGAGCTCGAGGCCTCTCTGGAGCCGCTGCGTCGGGGCGACGGCTGGGCGCCCTACTGCCAGGAGGACGACCCGTTCCCGTCGGAGGAGCTCTGCGACGGCGTCACCGTCGACGCCGACACCAAGGCGGTCCTCACCGCGCAGCTGGCAGAGCTCTCCGAGCGCACCGCCGACATGGCCGGTGCCCTGGACCTGCAGTGA